In a genomic window of Salminus brasiliensis chromosome 12, fSalBra1.hap2, whole genome shotgun sequence:
- the znf281a gene encoding zinc finger protein 281, whose translation MSLIQDKLGNEFLRSGGGMDTGFGPGMLMFSHLPPVTSFTRLASQTVMAELQPHEMILKKERDSPDCGGGGGGGGGGGGGGGGGGGGGGGGGGGLLGGGLMGGGAGGGMMGGVGDYVHAMGIKQEKVSEHDYRLPLYPGGGAGAGGRSSGELLEMSLGNHQSLLVHDLSLGNLSGRLGKDSSGRKGRRSNGDGQEAKSRRKRGEAKSMMLDPDGGSLSPSSKPHICDHCSAAFRSSYHLRRHVLIHTGERPFRCSQCNMSFIQKYLLQRHEKIHSGEKPFSCDQCNMRFIQKYHMERHKRTHSGEKPYKCDTCQQYFSRTDRLLKHKRTCGDVIKKGVDGEELELGSEGDMGHGSYGITQGNTATPGRKRGKSKNAGEGGKRKRAAGPMGPSHSQGTEGYGLHDFSTVENHGGVSLSSSSSSIAAGAVQPGLSMHGEHGRAPKMAFKKGNRKGLEKNGHVTGQPKPSSMEMDSLGLLQGSGAKAVPTSSSSNYDDAMQFLKKRRYLHAANNGVGVGGVVGGASEYDVGVTHLHPQPTVIQGVVSGVMDGDASLGLLDSSPLVDIKQDKSGIPDEVLQSLLDHYAHKPDVTFDLSDSHPVELQTVPAEGPDPLGHEQDPQSPGGGDKTTIMHEYSRFLLQALERTSHSGGFSLGPGPSVGAAGPYSSSGTLLSDKHVYTTSPLEYSFAQPISSSSSPSLTSVPKSHFGLLEGSSSPQAFHLSGLEPSAHSRSQQLTPSQELTEQLEKQHVSPPPPPHTPNANAYQIHPPPADLRAQKEPQGPKNGAAIATTTSTGGYSLAAAAVDTLASLDPAKGSYQIENFAQAFGAQFKGGRRPLAFGTDPGGEVEHRIQTPVSEFSGYSSLLADVSDSVSAGPKTPPSQSYN comes from the exons ATGAGCCTCATTCAGGACAAACTCGGCAACGAGTTCCTGCGCTCCGGCGGTGGGATGGACACTGGCTTCGGCCCGGGCATGCTCATGTTCAGCCACCTGCCCCCGGTCACCAGCTTCACCCGCCTGGCCAGCCAGACAGTCATGGCTGAACTGCAACCACATGAGATGATCCTGAAGAAGGAGAGGGACTCGCCGGactgtggtggaggtggaggaggaggaggaggaggaggaggaggtggtggtggcggAGGAGGAGGCGGCGGCGGTGGTGGCGGCGGCTTGCTTGGAGGAGGACTGATGGGTGGAGGTGCTGGTGGAGGCATGATGGGAGGTGTAGGCGACTATGTGCACGCCATGGGCATTAAGCAGGAGAAGGTGTCCGAACATGACTACAGATTACCCCTGTACCCGGGAGGCGGGGCCGGAGCAGGGGGACGGAGTTCAGGAGAGCTGCTGGAGATGTCGCTAGGCAACCATCAGAGCCTGCTGGTACACGACCTCAGCCTGGGAAAC CTGTCGGGGCGGCTGGGAAAGGACTCCTCTGGGAGGAAAGGTCGAAGGTCAAATGGTGACGGACAGGAGGCCAAGTCGCGGAGGAAACGAGGAGAAGCGAAG TCTATGATGCTGGATCCAGACGGAGGGAGTCTGTCTCCCAGCTCCAAACCGCACATCTGTGACCACTGCAGCGCAGCCTTCCGCAGCTCCTACCACCTCCGCAGACACGTACTCATACACACTG GTGAGAGGCCTTTCCGGTGTAGTCAGTGTAATATGAGCTTCATTCAGAAATACCTCCTGCAGAGACACGAGAAGATCCACAGTG GAGAGAAGCCTTTTAGCTGTGACCAGTGCAACATGCGCTTCATTCAGAAGTACCACATGGAGAGGCACAAAAGAACTCACAGCGGAGAAAAGCCATACAAGTGTGACACCTGCCAACAG TATTTTTCCAGGACGGATCGGTTGTTGAAGCACAAGCGGACGTGTGGAGACGTCATAAAGAAAGGTGTTGATGGTGAAGAACTTGAGCTGGGCAGCGAGGGTGACATGGGGCACGGCAGCTACGGAATCACTCAGGGAAACACGGCCACCCCCGGCCGCAAACGGGGCAAGTCCAAAAACGCCGGAGAGGGGGGCAAGCGCAAGAGGGCAGCGGGGCCCATGGGGCCCTCTCACAGTCAGGGGACGGAGGGATACGGTCTGCATGACTTCAGCACTGTGGAGAACCATGGGGGGGTTTCtttatcatcttcatcctcGTCTATAGCAGCAGGGGCAGTCCAGCCTGGCCTCAGCATGCATGGGGAACATGGCCGGGCCCCCAAAATGGCCTTCAAGAAGGGGAATAGGAAGGGCTTGGAGAAGAACGGGCATGTCACAGGTCAGCCCAAGCCTAGCAGCATGGAGATGGACAGCTTGGGCCTTCTCCAGGGTTCAGGGGCCAAAGCAGTCCCCACCAGCAGTAGCAGCAATTACGACGATGCCATGCAGTTCCTGAAGAAGCGGCGGTACCTGCATGCGGCCAATAACGGAGTGGGAGTGGGAGGGGTAGTGGGCGGAGCTTCTGAGTACGATGTGGGTGTAACCCACCTTCACCCACAGCCGACAGTCATTCAAGGTGTCGTTTCCGGGGTGATGGACGGCGACGCCTCTTTGGGGCTGCTCGACTCCTCCCCACTAGTGGATATTAAGCAGGACAAGTCGGGCATTCCAGATGAGGTTCTGCAGAGCTTGCTGGACCACTATGCCCACAAGCCTGACGTGACTTTCGACCTGTCTGACTCTCATCCTGTGGAGCTCCAGACAGTGCCTGCGGAGGGCCCGGATCCCCTTGGCCATGAACAGGACCCTCAGAGTCCCGGTGGCGGAGACAAAACGACCATCATGCATGAGTATTCTCGCTTCCTTTTGCAGGCACTGGAACGGACCAGCCACAGCGGTGGCTTCTCTCTCGGTCCAGGGCCTTCCGTTGGTGCTGCGGGCCCGTATTCTAGTTCTGGGACGCTCCTTTCAGACAAGCATGTGTACACCACTTCACCTCTGGAGTACTCCTTCGCTCAGCCGATTTCTTCATCCTCTTCTCCCTCCCTCACCTCTGTGCCAAAGTCCCACTTCGGGCTCTTAGAGGGTTCCTCGTCTCCGCAGGCCTTCCACCTGTCCGGCCTGGAGCCCTCGGCCCACTCCCGTTCCCAGCAGCTTACGCCGTCCCAGGAGCTCACAGAGCAGCTGGAGAAACAGCACGtctctccacctccaccaccacacaccCCCAACGCCAACGCCTATCAGATCCATCCACCGCCCGCTGACCTCAGGGCCCAGAAAGAACCCCAGGGCCCCAAAAATGGAGCCGCTATCGCCACCACCACCTCGACTGGAGGTTATTCCCTGGCTGCCGCTGCTGTGGACACTTTGGCGAGCCTGGACCCAGCTAAGGGCTCCTACCAGATCGAGAACTTTGCGCAGGCGTTCGGGGCGCAGTTCAAAGGCGGTCGGCGGCCCCTGGCCTTCGGCACCGATCCCGGAGGTGAGGTAGAGCACCGCATCCAGACACCGGTCTCCGAATTCTCAGGGTATAGCAGCCTTTTAGCTGACGTGAGCGACTCTGTCAGTGCCGGCCCTAAAACCCCGCCAAGCCAAAGCTACAACTGA